One window from the genome of Nicotiana tomentosiformis chromosome 5, ASM39032v3, whole genome shotgun sequence encodes:
- the LOC108942788 gene encoding auxin-responsive protein SAUR68-like: protein MARRWQKFAAMQRKRISLPRNGSNADSCSTSSSSRARKGHFSVYTIDRRRFVIPLVYLENEVIRQLLSMSEEEFGLPSGGAITLPCDSVFMDCIVSLIKKGVAAADIHKALLLSIPSCCCTSPSNLHQESGNQQLLVY from the coding sequence ATGGCCAGGAGATGGCAGAAGTTTGCAGCTATGCAGAGGAAGAGGATTTCACTTCCAAGAAATGGTAGTAATGCAGACAGTTGTAGTACATCTTCATCCTCTAGAGCCAGAAAAGGCCATTTTTCTGTCTACACAATTGATCGAAGGCGCTTTGTTATTCCCTTGGTTTACCTTGAAAATGAGGTCATTAGGCAACTTTTAAGCATGTCTGAAGAAGAGTTCGGGCTACCAAGTGGTGGCGCTATTACGTTACCCTGTGATTCGGTCTTCATGGACTGCATCGTTTCACTGATCAAAAAAGGCGTAGCTGCTGCAGATATTCACAAAGCATTGCTTCTATCAATTCCTTCATGTTGCTGTACTTCACCTTCTAATTTGCACCAAGAAAGTGGAAATCAGCAACTTCTTGTTTATTGA